One genomic segment of Marinitoga sp. 38H-ov includes these proteins:
- a CDS encoding SMC-Scp complex subunit ScpB, translated as MQDKHLMPIIEAMLFSKPTGFSSKEIAEKLNETEEKVNSVLIDIWEHYNSEIHGIELENFEGKYRFTIKNEIKSILNPKPRTFSLTESQFEILAILLLNGPSSTTEIEKSRGKSSYNQIKKLIEMGLIVKKRKENTKNRYIYDLSEMFFELLPEKTINELRGAKIDKASNISSENR; from the coding sequence ATGCAGGATAAGCATTTAATGCCAATTATTGAAGCTATGCTTTTTTCTAAACCAACGGGATTTAGTTCAAAAGAAATAGCTGAAAAATTAAACGAAACAGAAGAAAAGGTAAATTCTGTTTTGATTGATATATGGGAACATTATAATTCTGAAATTCATGGAATTGAACTAGAAAATTTTGAAGGGAAATATAGATTTACTATTAAGAATGAAATAAAATCAATATTAAATCCAAAACCCAGAACATTTTCTTTAACGGAGTCGCAATTTGAAATACTGGCTATATTATTATTAAATGGTCCTTCCTCAACAACTGAAATAGAAAAGTCGAGAGGAAAATCCTCATACAATCAGATAAAAAAATTAATTGAAATGGGATTAATTGTTAAAAAAAGAAAAGAAAATACTAAAAATCGTTATATATATGATTTATCTGAAATGTTTTTTGAATTATTGCCTGAAAAAACTATAAATGAATTAAGAGGTGCTAAAATTGATAAAGCTTCAAACATTTCTTCAGAAAATAGGTGA